A window from Kovacikia minuta CCNUW1 encodes these proteins:
- a CDS encoding DUF4870 domain-containing protein, translating to MQSPEVFDADKRKLLSALAHGSIFLSGLFVSVGIPIALLLLSDDPIVKDNAKEAINFHFNVWLYGIILIPLSFITFGLAGGIWWLAHWGLTVWAISHCLSTPDQPFRYPFIFRLF from the coding sequence ATGCAAAGTCCCGAAGTGTTTGATGCCGACAAGCGTAAACTGTTATCTGCGCTGGCTCACGGGTCAATTTTCCTGAGTGGCTTGTTTGTCTCAGTGGGAATCCCGATCGCGCTCCTGCTGCTTTCCGATGATCCTATCGTTAAGGACAATGCCAAGGAAGCGATTAACTTTCACTTCAATGTCTGGTTGTATGGTATTATCCTGATTCCTCTATCTTTCATTACTTTTGGTCTGGCTGGAGGAATTTGGTGGTTAGCTCATTGGGGCTTAACGGTATGGGCAATTTCCCATTGTTTAAGCACTCCCGACCAACCATTCCGTTATCCGTTTATCTTCCGCTTGTTTTAA
- a CDS encoding HEAT repeat domain-containing protein yields MAKSRKLEEILATLNQIRDDPASEEAIATLRQTLKGRYSVAIAQVAKIVREATLFQLLPDLVAAFDRMMVKPVETDPGCLAKKEIAETLYHLEYSEENLFLHGVRHVQMEPVWGGKEDKATTLRGTCALGLVRMNYPQALVELGDLLADPEVEARIAAARAIAYTENPAGIPLLRLRVKVGDQPAVLIECLMALLKLAPTETLPLIKNFLYPHPELPGLVRDIETTEAAVLALGESHLPEAFDILKDWWQSIHEPELRRSGLLAIAMLRHEEALNFLLSVLAAGSIADARAAIAALNLYRQDSSLWQRVYQTIEDRGDRELLAKVREG; encoded by the coding sequence ATGGCAAAGTCCCGCAAACTGGAAGAGATCCTGGCTACCCTGAACCAGATAAGAGATGATCCGGCATCGGAAGAGGCGATCGCAACCCTGCGTCAAACTTTGAAAGGCAGGTACTCCGTTGCCATTGCCCAGGTTGCCAAAATTGTGCGGGAAGCAACCCTGTTTCAGCTCCTACCTGATTTGGTGGCAGCCTTTGACCGGATGATGGTCAAACCCGTTGAAACCGATCCTGGTTGTCTGGCAAAAAAAGAAATTGCAGAAACCCTTTATCACCTGGAGTACAGCGAGGAAAACCTGTTTTTGCACGGCGTCCGGCATGTGCAAATGGAACCCGTTTGGGGCGGCAAGGAAGACAAAGCCACCACCCTCCGGGGAACCTGTGCCCTGGGATTGGTGAGAATGAACTACCCCCAGGCACTGGTGGAGTTGGGTGATTTGCTGGCCGATCCGGAGGTGGAAGCGCGAATTGCCGCAGCCAGAGCGATCGCCTATACAGAGAATCCTGCGGGAATTCCCTTGTTGCGCCTTCGGGTCAAAGTTGGGGATCAGCCTGCCGTATTAATCGAATGTCTGATGGCACTGCTCAAACTTGCTCCCACCGAAACCCTTCCCTTAATCAAGAATTTTTTGTATCCCCACCCGGAATTACCCGGTCTGGTCAGGGATATCGAAACTACCGAAGCCGCAGTTTTAGCATTAGGAGAATCTCATTTACCTGAGGCATTTGACATCCTGAAGGACTGGTGGCAATCAATCCACGAACCAGAACTGCGTCGGAGCGGGCTACTGGCGATCGCGATGCTGCGCCACGAAGAAGCCCTCAATTTTTTGCTATCGGTGCTGGCAGCAGGCAGTATCGCTGACGCCAGGGCAGCGATCGCTGCGCTCAACCTTTACCGGCAGGATTCATCTCTCTGGCAGCGGGTTTACCAGACCATTGAAGATAGGGGCGATCGTGAGTTGCTTGCCAAAGTAAGGGAAGGATGA
- a CDS encoding transposase — MLTLFPTILLVCGKVNFTNLSRYSELSEKTYRRQSHPAFCFMSLNAQLIEAAIPDGATCIGGMDCSFIPKSGKSTYGLDWFYNGSQSRTQKGLEISVIAVIDVEAQCGYSLSVQQTPAGLAKPKAKAQSQPQSIRWETVEQARQMLEQLPVKSTAPAEVEETAVEPTRMDAYLKHLQDTYPYLPTHLKYWVVDGFYSKKKFVDGVMALNLQMISKLRSDADRRYLYSGVQKPRGAKRKYDGKVQWSDWSRWSHVRQLEPGLDLYTLVVWHVSLKRQIRIAALVDTRKVGKTGYALLFSTDIELDAEQILKYYKARFQIEFIFRDAKQFTGLCDAQTRQPQTLDFHFNASLTALNLAKYEDQRCATQDNPKQPLPPFSMASYKRVAFNDHLLERFISMLDLNPTLIKSHPNYQNLRSYGIIAP, encoded by the coding sequence TTGCTGACCCTGTTTCCAACCATTCTTCTAGTGTGTGGCAAAGTCAACTTTACGAATCTGAGCCGCTACAGTGAGTTGTCGGAGAAAACCTACCGCCGCCAATCCCATCCAGCGTTTTGCTTCATGAGCTTGAACGCCCAGTTGATTGAGGCCGCAATCCCAGACGGTGCGACTTGCATTGGTGGGATGGACTGCTCATTTATCCCTAAAAGTGGCAAATCGACCTACGGGTTGGATTGGTTTTACAACGGCAGTCAGAGTCGTACCCAGAAGGGCTTAGAGATTTCGGTGATCGCCGTGATTGATGTTGAGGCGCAGTGCGGCTACAGCCTATCGGTTCAACAAACTCCGGCAGGTCTTGCAAAGCCCAAGGCAAAAGCCCAAAGCCAACCTCAGTCCATTCGCTGGGAAACGGTTGAGCAGGCTCGGCAGATGCTTGAGCAACTTCCCGTCAAGTCAACAGCACCGGCAGAAGTGGAGGAAACGGCGGTCGAACCCACCCGCATGGATGCTTATCTCAAGCATCTGCAAGACACCTACCCCTACTTGCCAACCCACCTCAAGTATTGGGTGGTTGATGGCTTCTACAGCAAGAAGAAGTTCGTCGATGGGGTGATGGCGTTGAACTTACAGATGATTAGCAAACTCCGCAGCGATGCGGATAGGCGCTACCTCTACAGTGGGGTGCAAAAACCGCGTGGAGCAAAGCGCAAATACGATGGCAAAGTCCAGTGGAGTGATTGGAGTCGATGGTCGCATGTGCGTCAACTCGAACCCGGTCTAGATCTTTACACCCTGGTGGTTTGGCATGTCTCACTCAAGCGCCAAATCCGCATTGCGGCACTTGTGGATACGCGTAAAGTAGGCAAAACAGGCTATGCACTGCTGTTTTCAACCGATATTGAACTGGATGCTGAGCAAATTCTCAAATATTACAAAGCGAGGTTTCAAATTGAGTTTATTTTCAGGGATGCCAAGCAATTTACAGGGTTGTGTGACGCTCAAACGCGCCAGCCTCAAACCCTCGATTTCCACTTCAATGCGTCTTTGACTGCCTTAAATTTGGCAAAATACGAAGACCAACGGTGTGCCACCCAGGACAATCCAAAGCAGCCTTTGCCCCCGTTCTCGATGGCGAGTTACAAGCGTGTTGCCTTCAATGACCATCTGCTGGAGCGATTTATTTCAATGTTAGACTTGAACCCAACTTTGATTAAATCCCATCCCAACTATCAAAACCTACGCTCCTACGGCATCATAGCCCCCTAA
- a CDS encoding type II toxin-antitoxin system VapC family toxin, with protein MTLWILDTDHVSLWQRGHLRVSEQIVDRGIASIATTVITAEEQLRGRLDVIRRAESGAMRVLAYARFRETLFFLSQIPQLLEFSAEAETCFVQLKQQRIRIGVQDLRIAAIALSVRGIVITRNRQDFEKVPDLRIEDWTV; from the coding sequence ATGACGTTGTGGATTTTGGACACCGATCATGTGTCATTGTGGCAAAGAGGACATCTACGGGTGAGTGAGCAGATTGTTGATCGAGGGATTGCATCGATCGCAACGACCGTGATTACGGCTGAGGAACAATTGCGAGGACGGTTAGATGTGATCCGTCGGGCAGAGTCTGGGGCTATGCGGGTTTTGGCTTATGCTCGATTTCGTGAAACGTTGTTTTTTCTGTCCCAAATTCCTCAATTGCTGGAGTTTAGCGCAGAAGCTGAAACTTGTTTCGTTCAGTTAAAGCAGCAAAGAATTCGCATTGGTGTTCAAGATTTGCGAATTGCCGCAATTGCACTGTCTGTCCGTGGGATTGTGATTACTCGCAATCGGCAGGATTTTGAGAAGGTGCCGGATCTAAGGATCGAAGACTGGACAGTTTAA
- a CDS encoding type II toxin-antitoxin system HicB family antitoxin — translation MKTISILLEREPGGFRASVLGLPDCQAQGVTREDALTNVENALRTTFKVCGNC, via the coding sequence ATGAAAACAATTTCAATTCTTTTGGAGCGGGAACCAGGTGGTTTTCGCGCTAGTGTCTTGGGGTTACCAGACTGCCAGGCTCAAGGCGTTACTCGTGAGGATGCTCTGACAAATGTGGAAAATGCTTTGAGGACGACGTTTAAGGTCTGCGGAAATTGTTGA